A genomic segment from Polyangium mundeleinium encodes:
- a CDS encoding PAS domain S-box protein, with the protein MSTYTPDHPTLTYVELERRNAALAAENQALRAQVEDARRLLEDHALVEQERHLNEERFQQMFDCSPIGLTIVSLEGSFVRVNRSLAEMLGYSPEELVQLRFQDITHADDLEVDLELLGKTLRGEIPRYQLKKRFFHRNGAIVDVLLHVALVRDASGAPVHFMSQLLDMTEQKRAYEALRTSEERLRQLSTPLVPIREDVVAMPLIGAIDPARADRVLEVLLAGISGGRVRVAILDVTGVVDLDEQVACALVRTAHAVRLLGAQMVLSGIRAEVARTLVEIGADLSGIVTCANLQAAITYALRLSRGGAPQGAGVTNHGNAPRG; encoded by the coding sequence ATGAGTACGTACACGCCAGACCATCCCACGCTCACTTACGTGGAACTGGAGCGCCGCAATGCCGCGCTGGCCGCCGAGAACCAGGCTCTCCGCGCCCAGGTGGAGGACGCGCGCCGGCTCCTCGAGGACCACGCGCTCGTCGAACAGGAGCGGCACCTCAATGAGGAGCGCTTCCAGCAGATGTTCGACTGTTCACCGATCGGACTCACCATCGTCAGCCTCGAGGGCAGCTTCGTCCGCGTGAACCGCTCGCTCGCCGAGATGCTCGGCTATTCGCCCGAGGAGCTCGTGCAGCTTCGCTTCCAGGACATCACGCACGCGGACGACCTCGAGGTCGATCTCGAGCTCCTCGGGAAAACGCTCCGCGGCGAGATCCCACGTTATCAGCTCAAAAAGCGTTTTTTCCACCGGAACGGGGCGATCGTCGACGTCCTCCTCCACGTCGCCCTCGTGCGCGACGCGAGCGGCGCGCCGGTCCATTTCATGTCGCAGCTCCTCGACATGACCGAGCAGAAGCGGGCCTACGAGGCGCTGCGGACCAGCGAAGAGCGCCTGCGCCAGCTCTCCACGCCCCTCGTCCCGATCCGCGAGGACGTCGTGGCCATGCCGCTCATCGGCGCCATCGATCCGGCCCGCGCCGACCGGGTGCTCGAAGTGCTCCTCGCGGGCATCAGCGGCGGGCGCGTGCGCGTGGCCATCCTCGACGTCACCGGCGTGGTCGACCTCGACGAACAGGTCGCGTGCGCGCTCGTCCGGACCGCGCACGCCGTGCGCCTGCTCGGCGCGCAAATGGTGCTGAGCGGCATTCGCGCCGAGGTGGCGCGCACCCTCGTGGAAATCGGCGCCGACCTCTCGGGCATCGTGACGTGCGCGAATCTACAGGCGGCGATCACGTATGCGCTGCGGCTCTCGCGCGGCGGCGCCCCCCAGGGAGCGGGCGTGACCAACCATGGGAATGCGCCGCGAGGGTAG
- a CDS encoding GNAT family N-acetyltransferase: MPPLEIVATDDAFRDWVDVVNAADVWGIPSFEDARHLRGLHPGRLDGVVRSDGQPVGAAFVRPPAGNGADACGVAGLWVRPEHRRRGVAAAMHVALSEHARRLGLQKLEIEAHESERDARGYLERRGYEEVGRQLELALDLDSTPMLEVKPPDGITIVTRAERPDLLRGMYQVACEAIPGIPGEAADEVGSFEDWLATDMDRPIHTHDLTFLAMQGAEVVGYAVLQRGRGGVAFHSLTGVRRGWRGRGIASALKRAQVAGAKRAGFRRLVTENIVENAPIRHLNASMRYRPLASMILFRGPLLGAAR, translated from the coding sequence TTGCCGCCCCTTGAAATCGTCGCCACGGACGATGCTTTCCGGGATTGGGTCGACGTGGTGAACGCCGCGGATGTTTGGGGAATCCCCTCGTTCGAGGACGCTCGCCATCTGCGCGGGCTTCATCCGGGCCGGCTGGATGGGGTGGTTCGGAGCGACGGGCAGCCCGTGGGCGCCGCCTTCGTCCGACCTCCCGCAGGCAATGGCGCGGATGCGTGTGGCGTGGCGGGCTTGTGGGTGCGGCCCGAACATCGGCGGCGGGGCGTGGCCGCGGCGATGCACGTCGCGCTTTCGGAGCATGCGCGGCGGCTCGGGTTGCAGAAGCTCGAAATCGAAGCGCACGAGAGCGAGAGAGATGCTCGCGGTTACCTCGAACGGCGTGGGTACGAGGAGGTGGGGCGTCAGCTCGAGCTCGCGCTGGACCTCGATTCGACGCCGATGCTCGAGGTGAAGCCGCCGGACGGCATCACGATCGTGACCCGCGCCGAGCGGCCCGATCTTTTGCGCGGCATGTACCAGGTCGCGTGCGAGGCCATTCCGGGCATCCCCGGGGAGGCGGCGGACGAGGTGGGATCGTTCGAAGACTGGCTCGCCACGGACATGGATAGGCCTATCCATACCCATGACCTCACGTTCCTCGCGATGCAGGGCGCGGAGGTCGTCGGGTATGCGGTGCTCCAGCGCGGCCGCGGCGGCGTCGCGTTCCACAGCCTCACGGGGGTGCGGCGGGGATGGCGCGGACGCGGCATCGCGAGCGCGCTCAAACGGGCGCAGGTGGCCGGCGCGAAGCGGGCCGGCTTTCGACGGCTGGTGACGGAGAACATCGTCGAGAATGCTCCGATCCGGCACCTCAACGCGTCGATGAGGTACCGGCCTCTGGCGAGCATGATTCTCTTTCGCGGGCCGCTCCTGGGAGCGGCGCGATAG